Proteins encoded together in one Onychomys torridus chromosome 1, mOncTor1.1, whole genome shotgun sequence window:
- the LOC118579150 gene encoding olfactory receptor 52K1-like — MVNNTTHHYISFFYLVGIPGLENFHCFISIPVCFLFVLTLLGNSIIIATVKLEPSLHQPMYFFLCMLAVTDMLLTCSTALKMLGIFWFNEHWIEFDVCLTQMYFIHTLCIFESAILVAMAFDRFVAICIPLHYSTILTTSMVIKLGFAGLSRALFMVLPCPLLIKRLPYYTSCVIHHAYCEHMAVVKLASANTLINRAYGISVALSVILLDLWLIATSYVKILQVVFRLSSQNARSKALGTCAAHVCTILAFYTPGLFSFLTHRIGKNVSPSVHIILSTLYLLVAPTVNPLVYGIKTKQIRDRVLSLFSQLKITKP; from the coding sequence ATGGTAAACAATACAACACATCACTACATTTCGTTTTTCTACCTGGTTGGTATTCCTGGCTTGGAAAATTTTCATTGCTTCATCAGCattcctgtctgcttcctgtttgtcctGACCTTGCTGGGGAACAGCATAATCATTGCTACTGTCAAACTAGAACCAAGCCTCCACCAGCctatgtatttcttcctttgcatGCTGGCAGTGACTGATATGCTTCTAACCTGTTCCACAGCCCTGAAAATGCTTGGTATTTTCTGGTTTAATGAACACTGGATTGAGTTTGATGTCTGTCTAACACAAATGTACTTTATCCACACACTTTGCATTTTTGAGTCAGCCATCCTGGTGGCTATGGCTTTTGATCGTTTTGTGGCCATTTGCATCCCACTACATTATTCAACCATCCTTACAACATCTATGGTTATTAAACTGGGCTTTGCTGGCTTGAGCCGAGCTCTGTTCATGGTTTTGCCTTGTCCTCTTCTCATTAAGAGGCTGCCCTACTACACAAGTTGTGTTATCCATCATGCCTACTGTGAGCATATGGCTGTGGTGAAGTTAGCCAGTGCTAACACTCTCATTAACAGAGCATATGGAATCTCAGTGGCCCTTTCTGTGATACTATTGGATCTTTGGCTGATAGCCACATCCTATGTAAAAATTCTCCAAGTAGTGTTTAGACTTTCTTCCCAGAATGCCCGCTCTAAAGCCCTGGGCACCTGTGCTGCCCATGTGTGTACCATTCTTGCCTTCTATACACCTGGACTGTTTAGCTTTCTAACTCATCGCATTGGCAAGAATGTATCTCCAAGTGTCCACATCATCTTGTCCACCCTGTACCTTCTAGTGGCCCCCACAGTCAATCCCTTGGTATATGGTATCAAGACAAAACAGATTCGGGACCGAGTACTGAGCCTCTTCTCACAATTGAAAATTACTAAACCCTAA